The DNA segment AAATCCTGTGGTACTGTATAGAAATCGTTAATCGTATATTTACCCGAGAAAGCACCCTGAGGTACATTGGCAAATACAAGCATCTGGGTAGCATCCTTACGGGTTGCTATTGTTTCGGTGGAGCCATTAATATAATCATATTCATGGATGGTAACCAAATTGCCTGATGAATTGAACAATGCTACACATATGTGATTCAAAAAGCCTTCATTCGTTCCGGCTGTCCCACCATTGTCGACAGGAATAGTGCCATTTGCTCTGGTACTAATACTATCTGATTTATTGGATGCCAAAGAAAGATGGATCAAGGAAGACTCCGAAAAGTCTGCACCGGAGAAAAACGTTTCTGATGAACAAGAGATAAAAAATAAGCATGAAACAACAAGCGGGACAACAGTTTTGAGTGCAAAAATACGGGCACGAAAATAGCTGCCTAAATAGGCTAAAAATGACGAGAAAAAGAAAATTGACCAATTTTTTGAAGATATAAAATATATCTTCTTCAAAAATTTTAAGAGTCTATATAAATTGTGTGTGTGTGTGTGTGTGTGTGTGTGTGTGTGTGTGTGTGTGTGTTAGCAAAATTATTCAACTTTGCAAACATATTAACATATTTAACACAATATTTTATCATAACCTTTAACTGCTTATTTTTGTAATTTCAAAGGTAATTTTAATTTATACTTGAAACAAGTTTTTATCTTGATAAATTAAGAAAATGCGTAATTTAGACCATTAATATAGAAATAAAGAACAAGTATCACTACTCAGATGTGAATATAAACTGCCAGAATTCATAATTATTTGATTTTGAAAGTATATCTTTAAAAAGAGAAAAATTCTTTTGTTCTTCGGCTGTAGTTCCCTCCAATCCTTTAGCTCTAGCATACATTGAATAAATTCGATATCCAATAACAGGATCAAAAGAAAATGACAATTTATCTTCATCAGTGTATATTAATTTCAACGGATAGGCACTTGTTCTAAAACCATAATTAACTAAAAATGGAACACATATATTAGGCAGACCAGTCCATTGATAACAGACTTGCAACTGCTGTTCATCATTAAAAACAAGAATGATAGAATTACTTGATTTTGAGAACCAATAAGGAACTGTCATCCATGGCTTCATTTCTGTATCACCTGCTTTCTGCAAAGAAATATCCATAGTTCCATTCTCGTGGAACAAGAATTGCATGGCAGTGGTCTCTCTTGATATATTCTTACATATGTCAGTTATTACTGTTTTGGCAACTTCTGCATTATTATAAGTATTACCTTTATCATCTACAAAACTACCAGCATCCTCTGAACTAAAATCTATACACCCCTTATCAAACCTAAAAACATATGGATGTTCCAATTTTAAACCATCTATAACTTTATAAGAGCATTCCAACCTTACATGATTATGAGTTCCATATACGATAGAAGAACGCTTCTTATAGACTCCTCTAACCTCAAAGTCATAACGAGGATCGGAATTCTTACCTGAGAATATAATAGAATCCTGTGTAGGGATTACATTCACCGGAATTATCAAATCACTATCTGATGGTATTATTCCTTCTATTCGCATTAATAGTTTTGTACTATCATCATTTGAAGGATAAAACTTCAAATTTTCTACATCATGTTGCTGCCCATTAAGAACGACACTCATATTGTTTAATTCAATCTCACTAGAATACATATCTTTAGGATTCTCTAAAGTAACATCGTCTACATTGTTGCATGATAACACAACAAAAGATAAAAGGACCATTAACAATGGTATAAAAGATACCTTTTTCATATATAATTATTTTTCTTTTAATTTTTCAATAATATTAGTTCAACATTTTAGAATATCTTTACGCCAAAAATTAGAGTTAATTCATGGTTTTATTTATATTTTAAATCTATACAAAAATACTCATTTAATGTCATATTAATTAAAAATTATGATACTAATAATATAATTTAACATTTATTACATCCAGTTATATTAGACTTTATGGGTGGTAACAATATTAAGGGAACAATATAGATTTGCCTTCAGTATCTACTAAACTATTGATTACTAACGCAATACACTGAAGGCAAATTTATCGAGTCTAAAATTATTCTTTTTTGTGTATTAAGTATTTCCTTTTGGATATTCATATAATTTAGGTACATATTATAATGAAAGAGCAATGCCTTTTTATGAGCATAAGTATTCTTTATGAACTTTCGACCTAGGTAGAACGATCGTTTGACCTAGGTCGCACGATCGTTCTACACAAATAGAAAGCCCTATAAGTATAGCACTTATAAATCAATATACATGCATTATGAAGACATTAAGTTAGTTATTCATAATGATTAGCTAAAAACATTGTCAACACATTGGTGATACAATATACAAAAGTAGAAATTATTATATACAAGACCTTTTCTTATCAAATAAAGAGTTTGCACCTATATACAATCTAGCTGAAAAGAACTACGATACAAGTATAAAAATTGCCTTCAGCATTATGAGCTGATAGCAAGTTCCTTAAGCTCTTACTGAAGGCAAAACTAATAAACATTTTACGGAAACACATAAAATTTTCTTGATGTATTGAAGTCTATCATCCATTGGTCAAGTACAATACGATCGTCAAGAGATTTTATCTTTAGGGTATGTGGACCTTTATTTAGCCATACGTTTGTTGATATAACAACCTGTCCTCGCAATACATTAAGTTTCCATTGTTCTGAACGATCTGCCTCCTTAATTGAATATATATAAGGAGCTGCACCGTCAATGCTTACACTGAAACGAATATCACCGTTATCATTAGGATGTGTAGGTATCAAGGCTGTACGTAATACAGCTTCGCCTTCTCTTTTGCAAACAAAATCATAAGACAGTTCACATCCTTTAGGCAAAGACACAGCATTCATACTATGCCCAAGCATCTGAACAGGCTTTGCACCCGGGTCAGCTACTGTGTAATCGAATGCATTTTCTGATATATAATCGGTAGATAACGAATCGGACTGAAAAGTATAATTATCATCATCACCATATTGTCTCATTTCACTCTCGTTTGGAATAATCGGAATAGAAGGGGGGCCGAATACCGGCAACTCACGGGGCTTGTCACTCATCAGGTATTTCCATTTTCCTCCCGACATTATGTTGTTGTAATAGGATGTCAGACTTTGTATCTCATTATATGCCTTGATACTTTTAACAGCCGACTTTATCATATCAATACGGCTATTCACGGATAGAGAATTCTGAGAATAGGTACGTGATTTCTGCGCTTCAAGAGTCTTCTCACTCATATCTGCAGCAGAATATACCGGATACTGGATTGCAGCAAAGTAAGCGTCAAGCAAATCAGGCCGTATCAAACTTTTGATGTCTGCTACAACAATCTTCAATTTCTGATAAGAGCACAGATAGCGGTTCAATTCATTGCCAAATTCATTTTGGTTGAAATCTGTGTCTGCCATTGGAGAAAGACCTTTGGGATATATTTTTTTATCCAGTTCAGTCTGTGACCATCCCATAAACTCAGGTCTGCGTATACCGCAAAGTCGATAGTACTCTTTCATGACAGGTAATAGTCTCTTTCCTGCCTCATCACCAAACTGGCGGCACAGCCAATTACACAGATGTGACTGAAGTGTTGATGCCGAAACAGAGTTTATATTCCACGCCATATCAAGGAATAGTTCCAAATCGTATGCGACAACCTTAGGATCATGAACATTGGCTATCCACAATTTACGGGCATTATGGTCATACGCCTGTCTCATCTCATTATAAATAAGTCCCGGTTGAGTACTTGTGAGCCATAGATAATCGTGCGGTCTGCCCCAATAACTAAGATGGTAGTATATGCCTGCCCCACCGCTTCGCTGCTGTTGCAGACTGTCGCTGAGCCTGGTAAGATAACCATAGTTATCATCACACCACATCAATGTTACATCATCAGGAACCTTAAGTCCGTTTTCCATTATCTGAAGGACCTCTTTGTATGGTACGAATACCTGAGGTACTTTCTTAACATCTTTATTTACATAACGGGCAATAAGCATACGTTGAGCATCTATTGCTGCCTGCAGACCGTCTGTTTTCTCTTTTAGTGTATTTACCCCTTCCATAGAACCATCGTGAATGCCACGCATACCTATTGTATAAAGATAATCGCCACGATTTGTCTCTTTAAGTCTTTCGGCCCAATAAGCCAAAACCGAATCACGATTGGATATAAGGTTATAATGACCACGAAGAGCTACATTCCATTCGCCCACATTATTACGAAGAAGAGGTTCACAATGAGAAGAGCCAACAACAATACCGCAACTGTCTGCTACCTCTTTGGCACCCTTAGTCATAAAAAAGGGTACAGTACCCGGATGCATCGCCGGCCATATGGTATTAGCACGAAGGCGTAACAGCAACTTAAAAATCTGCTTGTAGGTACCACTGCCAATAGTTCCTTGTTTATCATATGGTTCGAATGTGTTGCAGCTCCAAGGACGCATGCTCCAGTCTTCGTCATTGATAAATATTCCACGATAATCTACAGATGGAATCTGCAACGTCTCGAAGTCTGATGATATTGTAAGGCTGGTCTTATGTTCCGGCTTGACATCACCCCACCATACCCAAGGCGAAACACCTGCAATACGAGAAACTTCAAGCAGACCGTAAGCGGTGCCACGACCGTTGCTACCTGTGATGTATATCTTATTATCTATTACTTTAATATAAAAAGCATCATTCTTTCCAATCAGCTTATCAATGGGGATATTATGTTTTTTCATATCTGCCTTTTCCTTATCAGATGCCATATCTAACTGATATACTATAATAATGGCATCATTCTTTGGTGCAGCCTGCGGCAACTTTCCTGTAACGCTGCACATATCACCACAGAACATATCAACAGCCGTATTTACAACTAACGAATGTCGCGTTGCCAATGAATATCTGATATTATCAGCGCCATTGTACCATACCAAATCTGAAGCTTCGGCAGTAATAAAAAAGAAGAAGGAGAAAATGAATGAAAAGAATTTCATGATGTCTTTGGTATTTAGTATTCTGTTATCAGTTAGGTTACATGTAAAAAACAATCGGGGCATCCGTATAATATATACAGGACACCCCGATTAAAATATTTATAATTTACCAACCCGGATTCTGAGTCAGATTCTTATTCTTCTGAATATTAGACTGAGGTATTGGGAATAGATACATTTTGTCGTCCCACTGACGTTTGATTGTATCACAGCTGAATGTTATCACTCCGCTATTACTCTTTGTCAATTTGGTTTCAATAATATTGCGGAAGTATGTACCGCCTTCTTTCCAACGGCGAACATCCCAGAAACGATGTCCCTCAAATGCAAGTTCGACCATTCGCTCGTTCTTGTACTTTGCCCAGAAAGCATCATTACCCAATGTTGTTGGGAAGTTAGGCATCTTGGCACGGGCACGAACTTTGTTTACATAGTCAGTAGCTGACAATGGGAACTCTGCTGAAGTAGCCGTAGCTGAACCAAAATATTTATACAGGGCCTCGGCCATGTTCAGGTAGAACTCACCAAGACGGAATGTAATCCATGTATGGTTGTCTACTTTATATTTTGAGTTAGAAGCCAAATTGATAGCTCCATGACAGTATTTTTTGATATAGTATCCCGTTGGAGTTGCGCCCGATAAAGGTGCTCCGTTAGTACCACCATAATATGTCTGTAGGGCTGTCTTATATGACGTTGGCCAGATATCACCATTCTTTGCTACTGTAGCATCTAATCGTGGATCTCTTCCTACATATGGGTTACTTGAATTATAACCACTTCCCGGTTCATTTATACCAAGACCTGTACTCTGCATTTCATAAGCATTTACAAGGTTCTGTGTAGGACAGTTTCCACCTGCACCACCTTCTATACCTACAGGATAGTTATATCCTTCAAACACAGCAGAAGCTCCCGCTGTTCCTGTGCCATAAATACGGCGGCCAAAAAGAATTTCACATGTGACAGCCTCATTTTTCCAGTTGTCAGCTCCCCATAATGAAGAATAATCTGCGGCCAGTTTCTTACCACGTGCATCACAAGCATCAAGAAGTTCCTTCGTGTACTTAGCTGCTATGTAGTAACGGCTTTTGTCATTTGTTGTATTAAAAAGAGGGCTTGCCCAGTATAATGCGGCACGCGCACGAAGAGCCAAAACAGCCAATTTGTCTGCTCGGCCTGTTTCTGCAGCGCTTGAAGGTAAAGCCATATTGCCAAGGTTAGAATAATCCGCAATAATAGAGTCCTTAACTACGTTGCACTCGTCCATAATAAATTTATAAACAGAATCGGAAGACACACGTGGCATAACGTTTATGTCTTTTGAATTACCGCCAACAGGGCTCTCTGTTACCAAAGGTACGCCACCGTATTGGCGTACAAGATTGAAATAGAAATAAGATCTCCAGAAACGAGATTCCCATTTATAGTTATTATAACGGTACATCTGCTGAGCATAATCACTGTTTAGTGAGTCTAAGGCGAATTTCAATCCTTGGAATTCACTCAATACGATATTACAGTCTGCAATACCTGAATACATATTAGACCACGTTGTGCTGTGAGGATTAGCAGGACTCCATGAGCCATTATAAAAATCCTGAATAGGATTTCCGTCTGTTGCAAACTCACTCTCATCTGTAGCAGATCCTAAAATAGCACCTTTAGAATCCTGGCCAAAATCATAATCTGCATAATTGTATATATCAGTCATGAGGTTACCTACATAACCCATACTTGAACTGACATAATCCTTATCGTATACGTTGTATTCTTTGTAGTCCATTTTGTCATTGCAAGAAGCAAGAGCTAAAACTCCAAGACTAACGCCAATAATTGTATTTAGTTTCATTATATTCTTTGTTTTGAATTATTACATTCTTTCTTTATTAAATCTTTCGTCATTAGAAAGTAACAGAGAGTCCTACAACCAAACTACGTGTAAGAGGATTCGTTGCTCCATAAGATTCGGGATCTGAAACTGAGAGATGGTCGAGACAGAACAAATCTGTTCCACGTACATATATCTTGGCTCCGTTTACAACCTTTGTCTTCTGCAACAGGCTGTTGGCAAAGTTATAATAAACTTCTACATTACGCAGTTTCAAGAAAGAGCGATCTGCAAGCCATACTGTATTAGTCTGATAGTTGTTTGCATTGCTTTGTGGACTTAGACGTGGGAATTTAGCATCCTGATTGTCTGTTGTCCAACGGTTGTCATAATAATACTGTGATATTGTTGTATTATTGACGAGAGGCCAATACATACTCTTGGTATTCAATACTGCAGAGTAACGTCCTGTGCCCTGGAACACCATGTCTACTCCAAATCCTTTCCACTCTGCACCGAGATGGAATGAATAGTATATTTGTGGAGCGGCTGTAGAATATCCAATGGCTGTCTTATCATTTTCGTCTATCTTATTATCACCGTTTACATCTTCGTATTTGATATCACCCGGTTTAACTGTAGAGAATGTCTGTACAGGACTATTTGCTATATCAGCAGCATCCTTGAAGAAACCAATAGCCTTAAGACCATAAATCTGGTTCAATGAATGGCCTGTCTGGATAAGGTTATCATACAGACGTGGTTCCTCTAGTTGTTCTTTGATCTTATTGCGGTTATAATTTAAGTTTCCACCAATATTATAAGTAACTTCACCAATCTTCTTTGTATAGTCTAGTCCGAGTTCTCCACCCCAACAATCAACTTTTCCTGCATTCTCGTATGGTGCATCAACACCAATGACGTCTGTATATGCACCTGAAGCTTCTACCCAAATATCACTACGACGCTGGAAATAGCCATCTAATGTTACATTCAATCCTTTGAATAATGTGGCGTCAATACCTACATTATACTTATATGCTTTCTCATGACCGGGGTTTATTGATGCCAGACGGTCAAGATATGTACGACCAAAATCAGATCCCCAACCTGAATTGAATGGATATGTACCTCCTGAAACCTGATACTGCTGTACATAATATGTCCATGTATCATTAGGAAGCAAATCAAGATTTAAGATACCGAAAGAAGCACGCAATTTCAAGAAGTCTACCCATGAAACA comes from the Xylanibacter oryzae DSM 17970 genome and includes:
- a CDS encoding glycosyl hydrolase 115 family protein; the encoded protein is MKFFSFIFSFFFFITAEASDLVWYNGADNIRYSLATRHSLVVNTAVDMFCGDMCSVTGKLPQAAPKNDAIIIVYQLDMASDKEKADMKKHNIPIDKLIGKNDAFYIKVIDNKIYITGSNGRGTAYGLLEVSRIAGVSPWVWWGDVKPEHKTSLTISSDFETLQIPSVDYRGIFINDEDWSMRPWSCNTFEPYDKQGTIGSGTYKQIFKLLLRLRANTIWPAMHPGTVPFFMTKGAKEVADSCGIVVGSSHCEPLLRNNVGEWNVALRGHYNLISNRDSVLAYWAERLKETNRGDYLYTIGMRGIHDGSMEGVNTLKEKTDGLQAAIDAQRMLIARYVNKDVKKVPQVFVPYKEVLQIMENGLKVPDDVTLMWCDDNYGYLTRLSDSLQQQRSGGAGIYYHLSYWGRPHDYLWLTSTQPGLIYNEMRQAYDHNARKLWIANVHDPKVVAYDLELFLDMAWNINSVSASTLQSHLCNWLCRQFGDEAGKRLLPVMKEYYRLCGIRRPEFMGWSQTELDKKIYPKGLSPMADTDFNQNEFGNELNRYLCSYQKLKIVVADIKSLIRPDLLDAYFAAIQYPVYSAADMSEKTLEAQKSRTYSQNSLSVNSRIDMIKSAVKSIKAYNEIQSLTSYYNNIMSGGKWKYLMSDKPRELPVFGPPSIPIIPNESEMRQYGDDDNYTFQSDSLSTDYISENAFDYTVADPGAKPVQMLGHSMNAVSLPKGCELSYDFVCKREGEAVLRTALIPTHPNDNGDIRFSVSIDGAAPYIYSIKEADRSEQWKLNVLRGQVVISTNVWLNKGPHTLKIKSLDDRIVLDQWMIDFNTSRKFYVFP
- a CDS encoding RagB/SusD family nutrient uptake outer membrane protein codes for the protein MKLNTIIGVSLGVLALASCNDKMDYKEYNVYDKDYVSSSMGYVGNLMTDIYNYADYDFGQDSKGAILGSATDESEFATDGNPIQDFYNGSWSPANPHSTTWSNMYSGIADCNIVLSEFQGLKFALDSLNSDYAQQMYRYNNYKWESRFWRSYFYFNLVRQYGGVPLVTESPVGGNSKDINVMPRVSSDSVYKFIMDECNVVKDSIIADYSNLGNMALPSSAAETGRADKLAVLALRARAALYWASPLFNTTNDKSRYYIAAKYTKELLDACDARGKKLAADYSSLWGADNWKNEAVTCEILFGRRIYGTGTAGASAVFEGYNYPVGIEGGAGGNCPTQNLVNAYEMQSTGLGINEPGSGYNSSNPYVGRDPRLDATVAKNGDIWPTSYKTALQTYYGGTNGAPLSGATPTGYYIKKYCHGAINLASNSKYKVDNHTWITFRLGEFYLNMAEALYKYFGSATATSAEFPLSATDYVNKVRARAKMPNFPTTLGNDAFWAKYKNERMVELAFEGHRFWDVRRWKEGGTYFRNIIETKLTKSNSGVITFSCDTIKRQWDDKMYLFPIPQSNIQKNKNLTQNPGW